The Myxocyprinus asiaticus isolate MX2 ecotype Aquarium Trade chromosome 46, UBuf_Myxa_2, whole genome shotgun sequence genome includes the window gttctgtaaagaagaatggtccaaaattccttctgaacgttgtgcaggtctaatccacagctactggaaatgcttgattgaggttattgctgccaaaggaggatcagccagttattaaatccaagggttcatttactttttctacagcactgtgaatgtttgatggGATGTGTttagtaaagacatgaaagattataattgtttgtgtgttgttagcttaagcacattgtgtttgtctatacttgtgactttgatgaagatgagatcacattttatgaccaattaatgcagaaaacttccaaagggttcacgtattttttcttgccactgtatatgaaacattgttttaacattttaagttgTTAAAAATGCCCAAAATTGATAGATTTGGAACTCACACAAGGGAAACAACCACTTCTGTTAGTCAGTCAAGCAGACCAATATTTATTGAACAGACACTTGTATTCAAAGTGACTTGCAAATGAGATGTATATCAATCTATAACTACATGAAATTGGGAAATATCTTGTACTGTATTTCAAACATCCCCTGCCTTGACATCACATGTCTGTTTATTACATGTCCAATTAATAAATCTGTTTCTGTGTACTCAGGTAACTACGAGAGCCTGACTCCACAGGTGGCATTCACATTTACTAAAGCTCCAACTGTAGGGCAGATTGCGTTGGCTTTCCTTCATGCCTCCTTTGCCTTCAGTGGCTGGAACTTCCTCAACTATGTTACAGAGGAAGTGGTGGATCCAAGGAGGTTAGTCAGATATCACTATTAAAACATGCCTGGCACAAATGAACACTTCCATACTAGCTGGAATGTTTTATCagcagtgttggatgtaatctcATTACAAAgtcaaaataattacttttttagtgcAAATATTCAATCTGTATAGTAAAAATCACAGACATTAAGCTTAGTCACATTATTTGatagatttaaaggtgcactcagtaatttttatgcatgttgtcttggacttacactgacaccttgtggtttggatgcagcatcattcaaacgcaatagctTTCAGTTAacgatgccattatagaaattcactattcacagtcagccatgatttatttaatttatgagtgaaagtgtccaataatagggtgattactgagattaagtgagtagtattcggctggtcatgtgattctaacatggcagctcccatgaggagaccctctccatgtagaataaaacagcttttataaggtcaatgatatgactggagtcttcattttaatgtaagtggtcatgatttcctatacgtattccaaaattacaattcatgtctttaggagttaaacttttttaatgaggaaaaaaatactgggTGCACCTTTGACTCTGTTTATAGTGTAATGGAAAAGTACTTTCAAAATAACACTTTCATTTTGATTCTTAAGTGTTTGTTGTTAGAATATCAGATCATTTTCATGTCCCCATTCATCACCATTACATTAGGTAATGTAGGGAAAAAGGTCTTTGTGCCTCACTTTCTGTTCAACATTGttatttcccctttttttttctttttttatttctttttcaaatGGTTTTGTCAAGctcaatagtgtttttttttttttttttgctgaacattgggtgcacacagtttttctaaataaattttaATGCCATAAAATTTTATGacatattaaaggtgcagtatgtaagattcaaaaacccttgttattaatgacacctgtggccgttaagtgaactgcggccagttacctgttgctcgtgctcgtgcacacactccatagggatgtgagcgagtatcgaccaaaacaatgacataacgtacaaagagactgaacgtgattcactgacatcatgctgacagatgaggtagcataattaaaattacacagttatgattgttttactacaaactttgagactaaactaaaactacttattagCTAATATAGCATACtgaaacacacatacagctacatactaccgaactataacagacagtttactgttgcactgcactgttatgttgcactattgtatgttttgtatgtcatatgttgtactacgatcaagaaaccagcatatttgcttaaatgtatcctgtatacctgacttttagtataaagagaagattatttgaaagttacgaagcaaggtagcttgcaattcatcagcgttagcaggcaagatcaagttagctaaaatgacacagatcaatccttatggcactatatttcacatgctttgcagttatgtaagcttacctgtccaataagaagaacgccaattcagggtcggttttgatccccaaaaccgaatgaagctccctccaggaatcaaatgccctgccgatgttcactctagttttcgctcgaccacgatcacgttcccacttagccagacgggattcagtagataaatgttttttttttgtttttttttttttggcttactcagagtttgtgtaggagtcggtgttctgctgggagccagacgtttgctggattccatctctaagataacgttacctagtgttgcaatttgttgtcactgttgaatagcggaagagaagcactgaggcaaggctctcgggagcgagcataaacgtcacatcctttggattttgacccactcccttcgcatgaaattcagtctacaggctttaataggaaACCAATGAAGCCCGGAAAGAACTAATTTTTTAAGCTgcattacaagctgttcacacattggtaaaaaaaatgtgagtattacatgaaaaatgttacatactgcacctttaaagtgagtgagtaaatttaacttaaacatttcagttaataaagtaacttttacttacaaatctgatgtacatgaacattttatatgaacatttcacattttgaacttttctTATAAACGCATGTTTAATCATGTATACCACATGGCAAATGGAAGTCTTCCACAGATAAGCTCATTGTATGCTATGTATGTAGTCCaatagacaacatcaccttgtattactggcaaaaaaaaaaaaaagatacagagCTGCGCACGcattcacaatatttttttatttgatttttttttaatcttgaatggttaattttgagtagaaaatgaacttcagacttcacaaaacaagaagctaccaaacgtaacaacaaaatcgaAAATAAAAACGTAAATaaacttgaaaaaaattaaaccatgcattaataattcaagcctggtgcatgctgggaacaccagcttcaaaagctaattagaatgtacttattttatttgccagtgaaatgtactcaaattaacaaataaatatgacaaggttttcaaCTTTACGATtgatgatgacacattgtaaagataacaaataatcataaataatatttacttataagttaGATCATTCATTTTTGCAtgcttgaattgagtacaaatgtacaatttgcttaatattttcaagttcacacttaaatttattcaatgtagaaactACTTCATCTTTTCTGctttatttacttcaccacaatttttttttagtgtgttaaaaaataaaaaaaacacttatcatcaatgattatatattatataataattttcctttTACGTAATCAGGAGCCTTTATCTACACATGCTCTGTGATGGACCATCAAATATGTACgtttaaatgcatatatatatatatatatatatatatatattttttttattcaggaaTCTGCCACGAGCCATATACATCTCAATTCCGCTGGTGACATGTGTGTACACTCTCACAAACATCGCGTATTTCTCCTCCATGTCTCCTGAGGAGCTGCTCTCTTCCAACGCTGTGGCTGTTGTAAGTACAGGCCCTTGATGCATCAGAtctttatttagattttatttaattagcataatgtgcatgtgtgtgtgtgattatttatcTTAATTAGTAGTACTCTAATTATGTTGGTGATACGCCATATCTTTGTCATGTCTAATAGACATTTGGTGAGAAACTACTCGGGATGTTTTCCACCATCATGCCGATCTCTGTGGCACTCTCCACTTTTGGAGGCATCAATGGTTACCTCTTCACCTCCTCTAGGTGAGCGAAGTTCTTGCTTTGCACCTGTTCCTATTGAAAAGAGGAACTTTTTGTCACATTGACCCTTTGATTTATGATGTCCATGACAGGTCTTATTTTTGATTTcaagtaaaaagaaataataaagggATAGCTTATACTTTGTCTTCATTtactattcatttacattttgctCCATGATACGGTTTGTAACGACATCAGGTTGAGTAAATGGTTACAGAATTttgctttttgggtgaactatccctttaagatatttttttcctttgtgatttATTAATTCATACATCTGAGGCCTTATAAATTAAAATTGTTGGCTACATGCAGGCTGTGTTTTTCCGGGGCAAGGGAAGGGCATTTACCCAGCCTTCTGGCTATGATCCACTTTAAGAACTGCACACCGATCCCAGCTCTACTAGTCTGTGTATGTCACTTTATCTTTTCATAAAAGAACATAAACCAAATAATATGTTTAtgttaagtaaaaataaaaaagttttctctGGGTGTAACCTTTATTAAATTCTCTCTTTCctattctttctctctttttgtccTTTATTCTTGTCTTTCAGTGCACTGCCACAATCGTAATCTTGTGCATTGGAGAAACTCACAGCCTTATAAACTATGTGTCTTTTATCAACTACCTCTCTTATGGAGTCACTATTGCTGGTCTTCTGTACTACAGATGGAAGAAACCAAACTTATACAGACCCATCAAGGTACAGTATTGTGTAAAAAGCCTCTTTATGTGACATATGTAAATGTCATGGAGGTAGAATAAGTCTACATATTAAAACAAAATGGTACAATAAAACAGCATATGCAGCATATTCATCTCATTTACTGCaaaagagtgcaacagtctgattccagaagtaaaatcccattaattttctccttaGGCGAGTTGATTATTAACGACAACTTATAagcttttaaagacagacctgccgtgagctcagaggttgttaatcagtggtatgcttctgttaaagccatccgTCCATGATATAAACATTGggcttcattcatgaaacatgagcagaaagaTTCTTTGTGTAAACCAttttgatgaggaggagggcattgcTGGACCGTGATGGAGCACGGTCAGCacaatcagctgatcagcgggagagcgagataaggggcgccCGGaggcgccggttcgagagagagagagacgtacgtgtgtgtgtctgtttgtttatgttttatgttgttttaagttcttttatatcattaaacctttatgttgactgttcagccggttcctgcctcctccttgcccatccgtTTACCTGTTACAATCGTTCATAAAGCTGTTCTGATGTAAATTTTTGAATTaatgaaagtttttgtattttcaaaacattagttggtacaaacaaaatttacacctgttCCCAACCACGTGCAAATCGTGACATCCgaacgtgttgtgttctttcaggcaaactgacatgactacattttgatagatgtgaaattaaataagtaatgaaaaaatttactaataattaaatgagtgaaattaaccacaaaaaaaaaataacataagttTAAAAAGAAGAACAAGAAAAGCCTTGTTTCCTTTTTAAACCACATTTAGAAACATGTTTTTGCTGcttgaattatattttatttttttctctccttttctcctcaatttggaatgcccaattcccaatgtgctctaggtcctttatatatttctgtcattttttattaaaatatgtaattcacaatgcttcatgagattgtagtcAGGAAacacattaagtacacagtcttgtacttttgtctttttgtccgattgtcaaatacttttttgttacaAATCAGCGTTTGAAATGTTGTTATTCACCTGAGATGGTTGGTATGATTAATTTCCTATAACCTTTTTATAATGAAGGATTTATTCAAATCCATAtgggaaaaaaatgacaaatacttccagaaccaaaaatattattatagtgcTAATAAAATTGAAAACTTTATTTAGGTTTCTGTCTTCTATCTTTTTATTAGTAACATTACTGGCAGAAATTGTATTATGAAGTGTATGAAGCATCTGCTGATATTTAGTGGCAATTACttcttcttctagcacttcttcgtgacagcaatggctcaaatgtgagtgtaagggggttcgagggaaaggaggaggtgagaaccggcttgaaaatataaataatagtgtaataataaacttaaaaacacacaaacataaacacatgcagggcagctgcctgtaattctctctctcccgaactgtcatccccggccgcctttatccctcgtgcgccccatcaggctgattggggaccgggcatgcgtcattccagcccggccccgccctcctcggctctacagtgagtgttgccacctagtggacccactaattagtgcaaataactacaggtgcatctgcATTCTGCGCGTTCGAAGACGCATGGTTTGAAAAATCAGGCTGTGCACATTCAGCACTCGAGCACTCtactgatgacgagatttgcatcATGTGTCATGTACACGGATGCTCAGCATTCACatctgactgaagtatactttaggcTTTAGTAGTGACTCTCAATTCCTTTAAAAGTCATTTAAGCTTTGAATTGCAGTGGACTCTTGATGATCAGGATGTGCCAAAACACAGTAATGTACAAAAATCGATATTTTTCTTGAATTGCACTCACGGTGTCCCTGATGAAGTGTCCATGTCTATTCTCTCATCAGGTGAGTCTGTTTGTTCCAGTGGCATACCTGCTGTTCTGGGTTCTGCTGCTGGGCTTCAGTCTACACTCAGAGCCACTGGTTTGTGGAGTGGGACTGGTCATCATGGTCACTGGAGTGCCCATCTATTTCCTGGGAGTTTACTGGAAACACAAGCCAAAATGCGTATATAATTTTACTGGTAAGTTTCACTGGAGAAATTGgaaattctatttaaattatTGGTTCTGTATAGATATagactggtggccaaaagtttggaataatgtacagatttagctcttatggaaagaaattggtacttttattcaccaaagtggcattcaactgatcacaatgtgataatgtaacttcttaaactacttcagagagttctcatcaaaaaatcctccacatgcagcaatgacagatttgcagatccttgacattctagctgtcagtttgtccagatactcaggtgacatttcaccccacacttcctgtagcacttgccatagatgtggctgtcttgttgggcacttctcacgcaccttaaagtctagctgatcccacaaaagctcaatggggttaagatccataactctcttttccaattatctgttgtccaatgtctgtttctttgcccactctaaccttttctttttgattttctgtttcaaaagtggctttttctttgcaattcttcccataaggcctgcacccctgagtcttctctttactgttgtacatgaaactggtgttgagcgggtagaattcaatgaagctgtcagctgaggacatgtgaggcatctatttctcaaactagagactctgatgtacttatcctcttgtttagttgtacatctggtcttccacatctctttctgtccttattagagccagttgtcctttgtctttgaagactgtagtgtacacttttgtatgaaatcttcattttattttggcaatttcaagcattgtatagccttcattcctcaaaataatgattgactgacgagtttctagagaaagctgtttcttttttgccatttttgacctaatattgatcttaagacatgccagtctattgcatactgtggcaactcaaaaacaaacacaaagacaatgttaagcttcatttaacaaaccaaatagctttcaactgtgtttgatataatggcaagtgattttctagtaccaaatgatcaatttagcatgattactcaaagataaggtgttagagtgatggctgctggaaatggggcctgtctagatttgatcaaaaatgacttttttcaaatagtgatagtgctgtttttttacatcagtaatgtcctgactatactttgtgatcagttgaatgccactttggtgaattaaagtaccaatttccttccgaaacagcaaaatctgtacattattccaaacttttgaccacaatgatttaatgcatttatatacataaccctaacccatatatgtaatttttaattatttaaatataactatttataattatttcatcattatatattaaattattgttatttgaggggctctcagtaaatatttatatagcagcatgccatgtaattaatttgattaaaaatttgaatcaattgacagcactatatatatatatattatatatatatatatatataagaataggttacccaaaaatgaaaattctgtgatcatttggtaccattgatgtcaaacctgccGCAACATGTTGGAAGTTTGAATGAGATTTTAGAGCTGcggcagagaaaaaaaaatcgtatggcttcaggagacttgaaatatagtgcacaa containing:
- the slc7a10b gene encoding asc-type amino acid transporter 1, whose amino-acid sequence is MDGVERKRTEAQRSIMKDSGNKRDSSIPERVTLKKEIGLLSACTIIIGNIIGSGIFISPKGVLEHSGSVGLALVVWMLGGGVAALGSLCYAELGVTIPKSGGDYSYVTEIFGGLVGFLLLWSAVLIMYPTTLAVIALTFSNYVLQPVFPHCIPPYMATRMLSTICILFLTWVNCYSVRMATRIQDVFTVGKLLALGLIITVGLMQIYEGNYESLTPQVAFTFTKAPTVGQIALAFLHASFAFSGWNFLNYVTEEVVDPRRNLPRAIYISIPLVTCVYTLTNIAYFSSMSPEELLSSNAVAVTFGEKLLGMFSTIMPISVALSTFGGINGYLFTSSRLCFSGAREGHLPSLLAMIHFKNCTPIPALLVCCTATIVILCIGETHSLINYVSFINYLSYGVTIAGLLYYRWKKPNLYRPIKVSLFVPVAYLLFWVLLLGFSLHSEPLVCGVGLVIMVTGVPIYFLGVYWKHKPKCVYNFTEWATYLGQRVFFVVFPQIDPIEVTEWTDKSSFTSKASGPL